From the genome of Labrus bergylta chromosome 4, fLabBer1.1, whole genome shotgun sequence, one region includes:
- the orc2 gene encoding origin recognition complex subunit 2 isoform X1 — translation MSVLEVKFIGDGDALEHIVDKQEGVQSSSGAVQKMVKFKSPAGRRGREEEEDHDGDENGLLDEQNYIQALGTDNAEDEEGLSRVAGSSIFTFQKVKRGHSMAQTASELARTPAKSVTFNKTPEAEPSTPTRTGRNHRGEGRTPQRNKKVQFVSTTPHRLRKRISTPSLRSDSDSELSPSDSGEDEENEDRMEEEQKVKKEDKENLKTPVRGGKGLSAALYKTPGKKSKTSEAVNQPSMVEEYFEAHGSSKVLTSDRTLERLHTPKLDRETLVQLLDGKPSCYSKEIQQLHNKHKMHFNKWMLQLQLGFSVIVYGLGSKKSLLEDFRVSHLAQEIHLVVNGFFPSITLKSILNALSCDVLEHHGNFRTPSDQIQYITQTLRDNLDLHVYLLIHNIDGPMLRGEKTQSALGQLASLPNLHLVASLDHINAPLVWDQFQQSQFNWLWWECVTFQHYVEETSYENSLLVQQTGALALSSLTHVLRSLTPNARGIFKLLVNFQLENKDNPSYTGLSFQDFYQRCREAFLVNSDLTLRTQLTEFKDHKLIRTRKGADGVEYLLVAVDASTLMDFLENEEVD, via the exons ATGAGTGTGTTGGAGGTGAAGTTCATCGGTGATGGAGATGCTCTGGAGCACATCGTGGACAAACAGGAAG GTGTGCAGAGCAGCAGTGGAGCCGTTCAGAAGATGGTGAAGTTTAAGAGCCCCGCAGGACGAAggggcagagaggaggaagaagatcaCGATGGAGATGAAAACGGACTCCTTGATGAGCAGAACTACATCCAAGCTCTGGGAACAGACAATGCAGAgg ATGAGGAGGGTTTGTCCAGAGTGGCTGGATCCTCCATTTTTACCTTCCAGAAAGTAAAACGAGGACACAGCATGGCGCAGACTG caAGCGAGTTGGCTCGGACACCCGCCAAAAGCGTGACTTTCAACAAGACCCCCGAAGCTGAACCCTCCACTCCCACCAGAACAGGCCGCA aCCACAGAGGTGAAGGCAGGACACCACAGAGG AACAAGAAGGTTCAGTTTGTCTCCACGACTCCACACAGGCTGAGGAAGAGGATATCAA CTCCGAGCCTCCGGTCAGACAGCGATAGTGAGCTGTCGCCCTCTGACTCTGGGGAGGACGAGGAAAACGAGgacaggatggaggaggagcagaaagtAAAGAAAGAAGACAAGGAGAATCTGAAGACTCCAGTGAGGGGCGGTAAAGGCTTGTCTGCAGCTCTTTACAAGACTCCCGGCAAGAAGAGCAAAACTTCGGAAGCCGTCAACCAGCCCAGCATGGTGGAGGAGTATTTTGAAGCCCACGGCAGCTCGAAGGTCCTGACCTCAGACCGCACACTGGAGCGTTTACATACTCCTAAACTGGACCGG GAGACGCTGGTCCAGCTGTTAGATGGAAAGCCGTCCTGCTACTCCAAAGAGATCCAGCAGctccacaacaaacacaagatgCACTTTAACAAATGGATGCTACAGTTACA GCTGGGCTTCAGCGTGATCGTTTACGGTTTGGGAAGCAAAAAGTCTCTGCTGGAGGACTTCCGAGTGTCTCACTTGGCTCAAGAAATCCACCTCGTGGTCAACGGATTCTTCCCCTCCATCACTCTTAAGTCG aTCTTAAATGCCCTGTCATGTGACGTCCTGGAGCACCATGGAAATTTCCGGACTCCCTCAGATCAGATCCAGTACATCACTCAGACCCTTAGAGACA ACCTAGACCTCCATGTTTACCTGCTCATCCATAATATCGATGGACCCATGCTGCGAGGAGAGAAGACCCAGAGTGCACTGGGGCAGCTGGCATCCCTGCCCAACCTACACTTGGTGGCCTCTTTAGACCACATTAACGCTCCTCTGG TGTGGGACCAGTTTCAGCAGAGTCAGTTTAACTGGCTGTGGTGGGAGTGTGTGACCTTCCAGCACTACGTAGAGGAGACGTCGTATGAAAACTCGCTCCTGGTGCAGCAGACCGGCGCGCTCGCATTGTCCTCGCTTACACACGTGCTGCGCAGCTTGACGCCAAATGCAAG aggAATTTTCAAACTGCTTGTGAACTTCCAGCTGGAAAACAAAGATAATCCTTCATACACAG GACTGTCCTTTCAAGATTTCTACCAGCGTTGTCGAGAGGCGTTCTTGGTGAATTCAGACCTCACGCTGAGGACTCAGCTGACCGAGTTCAAAGACCACAAACTGATCCGAACACGCAAG GGTGCAGACGGAGTGGAGTACTTGCTGGTCGCGGTGGATGCGAGCACTCTGATGGATTTCCTGGAGAATGAAGAGGTGGACTGA
- the pecr gene encoding peroxisomal trans-2-enoyl-CoA reductase: MAASSVFRPGLFNQKVAIVTGGGTGIGKAISAELLELGCRVVISSRKVERLEAAAQEMRQKIPQSSPACVTPLPCNIRNEDEVKALVSAVLKKYGRIDFLVNNGGGQFSSPAEHISSKGWKAVIDTNLTGTFHCCQHVYTAWMKQHGGVIINIIADMWKGFPGMAHTGAARAAVDNLTKTLAIEWADSGVRVNAVAPGTIFSKTAMENYKEFGPQLFKMSVPFSPAKRLGVPEEISSTVCFLLSPAATYISGATLRVDAGQSLYRSMWDIPDHSAWPEAPEGENMDALKELLNSKSKL, from the exons ATGGCGGCGTCCAGTGTTTTCAGACCGGGCTTGTTTAACCAAAAAGTGGCGATAGTCACAGGTGGAGGGACCGGCATCGGTAAAGCGATCTCTGCGGAGCTGCTGGAGCTCG GCTGCAGAGTGGTGATCTCCAGCAGGAAGGTGGAGAGGTTGGAGGCGGCGGCTCAGGAGATGAGACAGAAAATCCCTCAATCGAGCCCTGCATGTGTCACTCCTCTGCCATGTAACATCAGAAACGAGGACGAA GTGAAGGCGCTCGTATCGGCAGTGCTGAAGAAATACGGCAGGATAGACTTTCTGGTGAACAATGGAGGAGGTCAGTTCAGCAGCCCTGCCGAGCACATTTCCTCTAAAGGCTGGAAAGCTGTGATCGACACGAATCTGACCGGAACCTTCCACTGCTGCCAGCACG TCTACACTGCGTGGATGAAACAGCATGGAGGTGTGATCATCAACATCATCGCTGACATGTGGAAAGGCTTCCCGGGCATGGC CCACACAGGAGCAGCGAGGGCAGCGGTGGACAACTTAACAAAGACTCTGGCCATCGAGTGGGCAGACTCAGGAGTCCGAGTCAACGCTGTTGCACCT GGAACAATCTTTTCTAAAACTGCGATGGAGAACTACAAGGAGTTTGGTCCACAACTGTTTAAGATGTCTGTGCCGTTCAGTCCCGCCAAGAGGCTGGGAGTACCAGAAGAG ATCTCATCAACCGTGTgtttcctgctctctcctgctgccACCTACATCTCTGGAGCCACTCTGAGGGTGGATGCAGGACAGAGTCTGTACCGCTCCATGTGGGACATACCCG ACCACAGTGCATGGCCCGAGGCACCAGAGGGGGAGAACATGGACgcgctgaaggagctgctcaacTCAAAAAGCAAACTGTGA
- the orc2 gene encoding origin recognition complex subunit 2 isoform X2 yields the protein MSVLEVKFIGDGDALEHIVDKQEGVQSSSGAVQKMVKFKSPAGRRGREEEEDHDGDENGLLDEQNYIQALGTDNAEEDEEGLSRVAGSSIFTFQKVKRGHSMAQTASELARTPAKSVTFNKTPEAEPSTPTRTGRNHRGEGRTPQRNKKVQFVSTTPHRLRKRISTPSLRSDSDSELSPSDSGEDEENEDRMEEEQKVKKEDKENLKTPVRGGKGLSAALYKTPGKKSKTSEAVNQPSMVEEYFEAHGSSKVLTSDRTLERLHTPKLDRETLVQLLDGKPSCYSKEIQQLHNKHKMHFNKWMLQLQLGFSVIVYGLGSKKSLLEDFRVSHLAQEIHLVVNGFFPSITLKSILNALSCDVLEHHGNFRTPSDQIQYITQTLRDNLDLHVYLLIHNIDGPMLRGEKTQSALGQLASLPNLHLVASLDHINAPLVWDQFQQSQFNWLWWECVTFQHYVEETSYENSLLVQQTGALALSSLTHVLRSLTPNARGIFKLLVNFQLENKDNPSYTGLSFQDFYQRCREAFLVNSDLTLRTQLTEFKDHKLIRTRKGADGVEYLLVAVDASTLMDFLENEEVD from the exons ATGAGTGTGTTGGAGGTGAAGTTCATCGGTGATGGAGATGCTCTGGAGCACATCGTGGACAAACAGGAAG GTGTGCAGAGCAGCAGTGGAGCCGTTCAGAAGATGGTGAAGTTTAAGAGCCCCGCAGGACGAAggggcagagaggaggaagaagatcaCGATGGAGATGAAAACGGACTCCTTGATGAGCAGAACTACATCCAAGCTCTGGGAACAGACAATGCAGAgg aaGATGAGGAGGGTTTGTCCAGAGTGGCTGGATCCTCCATTTTTACCTTCCAGAAAGTAAAACGAGGACACAGCATGGCGCAGACTG caAGCGAGTTGGCTCGGACACCCGCCAAAAGCGTGACTTTCAACAAGACCCCCGAAGCTGAACCCTCCACTCCCACCAGAACAGGCCGCA aCCACAGAGGTGAAGGCAGGACACCACAGAGG AACAAGAAGGTTCAGTTTGTCTCCACGACTCCACACAGGCTGAGGAAGAGGATATCAA CTCCGAGCCTCCGGTCAGACAGCGATAGTGAGCTGTCGCCCTCTGACTCTGGGGAGGACGAGGAAAACGAGgacaggatggaggaggagcagaaagtAAAGAAAGAAGACAAGGAGAATCTGAAGACTCCAGTGAGGGGCGGTAAAGGCTTGTCTGCAGCTCTTTACAAGACTCCCGGCAAGAAGAGCAAAACTTCGGAAGCCGTCAACCAGCCCAGCATGGTGGAGGAGTATTTTGAAGCCCACGGCAGCTCGAAGGTCCTGACCTCAGACCGCACACTGGAGCGTTTACATACTCCTAAACTGGACCGG GAGACGCTGGTCCAGCTGTTAGATGGAAAGCCGTCCTGCTACTCCAAAGAGATCCAGCAGctccacaacaaacacaagatgCACTTTAACAAATGGATGCTACAGTTACA GCTGGGCTTCAGCGTGATCGTTTACGGTTTGGGAAGCAAAAAGTCTCTGCTGGAGGACTTCCGAGTGTCTCACTTGGCTCAAGAAATCCACCTCGTGGTCAACGGATTCTTCCCCTCCATCACTCTTAAGTCG aTCTTAAATGCCCTGTCATGTGACGTCCTGGAGCACCATGGAAATTTCCGGACTCCCTCAGATCAGATCCAGTACATCACTCAGACCCTTAGAGACA ACCTAGACCTCCATGTTTACCTGCTCATCCATAATATCGATGGACCCATGCTGCGAGGAGAGAAGACCCAGAGTGCACTGGGGCAGCTGGCATCCCTGCCCAACCTACACTTGGTGGCCTCTTTAGACCACATTAACGCTCCTCTGG TGTGGGACCAGTTTCAGCAGAGTCAGTTTAACTGGCTGTGGTGGGAGTGTGTGACCTTCCAGCACTACGTAGAGGAGACGTCGTATGAAAACTCGCTCCTGGTGCAGCAGACCGGCGCGCTCGCATTGTCCTCGCTTACACACGTGCTGCGCAGCTTGACGCCAAATGCAAG aggAATTTTCAAACTGCTTGTGAACTTCCAGCTGGAAAACAAAGATAATCCTTCATACACAG GACTGTCCTTTCAAGATTTCTACCAGCGTTGTCGAGAGGCGTTCTTGGTGAATTCAGACCTCACGCTGAGGACTCAGCTGACCGAGTTCAAAGACCACAAACTGATCCGAACACGCAAG GGTGCAGACGGAGTGGAGTACTTGCTGGTCGCGGTGGATGCGAGCACTCTGATGGATTTCCTGGAGAATGAAGAGGTGGACTGA
- the rpl37a gene encoding large ribosomal subunit protein eL43 → MAKRTKKVGIVGKYGTRYGASLRKMVKKIEISQHAKYTCSFCGKTKMKRRAVGIWHCGSCRKTVAGGAWTYNTTSAVTVKSAIRRLKELKDQ, encoded by the exons ATG GCCAAGCGTACCAAGAAGGTGGGGATCGTTGGTAAATATGGCACACGTTACGGTGCATCGCTGAGGAAGATGGTCAAGAAAATTGAAATCTCCCAGCATGCAAAATACACCTGCTCCTTCTGTGGCAAG AccaagatgaagaggagggctGTAGGTATCTGGCACTGTGGGTCCTGCAGGAAGACGGTGGCTGGAGGTGCTTGGACTTACAA caCAACTTCCGCTGTCACAGTGAAGTCTGCGATCAGGAGACTGAAGGAGTTGAAGGACCAGTAA
- the cfap410 gene encoding cilia and flagella associated protein 410 isoform X1, protein MKLTRKLVLAKAKASDLESVKKLNCWGCNLTDISIFSQMPNIEVLALSVNSISTLSPLAACPSLVELYLRRNMIPSLSELSHLRPLTHLRVLWLAENPCCGSDCSQYRLTVLRCLPHLQKLDNQVVTEDELAVALKEGEVVTTPPSSIQNQLSTNGLPDAETENDPLNYNMEETNKIREELGMKPLSRDKFPSLSSPSTREIKPSLKKTHTLDAVLLLLRDLDEEELRIVNTVTENRLQTYTLDSETLDSTQQTQKTADIQH, encoded by the exons ATGAAGCTAACGCGGAAACTTGTTCTTGCTAAGGCAAAGGCCTCCGACTTGGAAAGCGTGAAGAAACTGAACTGCTG ggGATGCAACCTGACTGAC ATTTCAATCTTCTCTCAAATGCCAAACATTGAGGTGCTGGCACTCAG TGTGAACAGCATCTCAACCCTCTCTCCGTTGGCCGCCTGTCCGTCTCTGGTTGAGCTCTACCTGAGGAGGAACATGATTCCCTCTCTATCTGAGCTCTCACACCTGCGTCCTCTGACACATCTCAGGGTCCTCTGGTTGGCTGAAAACCCTTGTTGTGGATCTGACTGCAGCCAGTATCGGCTCACCGTGCTGCGGTGCCTGCCTCACCTACAGAAGCTCGACAACCAAG TAGTGACAGAGGATGAGCTTGCAGTGGCTCTCAAGGAGGGTGAAGTGGTGACAACCCCACCCAGCAGCATTCAAAACCAGCTCTCCACCAACGGACTTCCAgatgcagagacagagaacgACCCACTGAACTACAACATGGAGGAGACCAA taaaatCCGGGAAGAGTTGGGGATGAAGCCCCTCTCCAGAGACAAGTtcccttctctttcttctccctcAACCAGAGAAATCAAACCATCATTGAAAAAG acacacactcttgatgcagttctgctgctgctgagggaTTTGGATGAAGAGGAGCTTCGCATTGTAAACACAGTGACCGAAAACAGACTCCAGACTTACACACTGGACTCCGAAACGCTCGACAGCACACAGCAGACGCAGAAGACTGCAGACATCCAacactga
- the cfap410 gene encoding cilia and flagella associated protein 410 isoform X2 → MKLTRKLVLAKAKASDLESVKKLNCWGCNLTDISIFSQMPNIEVLALRVLWLAENPCCGSDCSQYRLTVLRCLPHLQKLDNQVVTEDELAVALKEGEVVTTPPSSIQNQLSTNGLPDAETENDPLNYNMEETNKIREELGMKPLSRDKFPSLSSPSTREIKPSLKKTHTLDAVLLLLRDLDEEELRIVNTVTENRLQTYTLDSETLDSTQQTQKTADIQH, encoded by the exons ATGAAGCTAACGCGGAAACTTGTTCTTGCTAAGGCAAAGGCCTCCGACTTGGAAAGCGTGAAGAAACTGAACTGCTG ggGATGCAACCTGACTGAC ATTTCAATCTTCTCTCAAATGCCAAACATTGAGGTGCTGGCACTCAG GGTCCTCTGGTTGGCTGAAAACCCTTGTTGTGGATCTGACTGCAGCCAGTATCGGCTCACCGTGCTGCGGTGCCTGCCTCACCTACAGAAGCTCGACAACCAAG TAGTGACAGAGGATGAGCTTGCAGTGGCTCTCAAGGAGGGTGAAGTGGTGACAACCCCACCCAGCAGCATTCAAAACCAGCTCTCCACCAACGGACTTCCAgatgcagagacagagaacgACCCACTGAACTACAACATGGAGGAGACCAA taaaatCCGGGAAGAGTTGGGGATGAAGCCCCTCTCCAGAGACAAGTtcccttctctttcttctccctcAACCAGAGAAATCAAACCATCATTGAAAAAG acacacactcttgatgcagttctgctgctgctgagggaTTTGGATGAAGAGGAGCTTCGCATTGTAAACACAGTGACCGAAAACAGACTCCAGACTTACACACTGGACTCCGAAACGCTCGACAGCACACAGCAGACGCAGAAGACTGCAGACATCCAacactga
- the ndufb3 gene encoding NADH dehydrogenase [ubiquinone] 1 beta subcomplex subunit 3 — translation MGGDHGHSKVNLPDLKQWKWEGTPLEVTQQRLKARGLNDPWARNEAWRYQGGFARAVTLSDVLLRGFKWGFAAFTVALAVEYALFPPKKGGH, via the exons ATGGGAGGTGACCACGGCCACAGCAAGGTGAACTTGCCTGACCTTAAGCAGTGGAAGTGGGAGGGAACACCGCTGGAGGTAACACAGCAGAGGCTGAAGGCCAGAGGCCTCAATGACCCATGGGCGCG taaCGAGGCGTGGAGATACCAAGGCGGCTTCGCTCGGGCTGTGACTTTGTCCGATGTGCTGCTGAGGGGTTTCAAGTGGGGCTTTGCTGCTTTTACTGTCGCTCTGGCTGTCGAGTACGCCCTCTTCCCACCAAAGAAGGGTGGCCACTAA